One region of Jatrophihabitans cynanchi genomic DNA includes:
- the rarD gene encoding EamA family transporter RarD, whose amino-acid sequence MPARSLGGVHEDAEVRAGLTYGAAAYLLWGLFPLFWPLLEPAGTIEILAHRMVWSLVVMLVVLRFSGGFAGVRAVLRNPRQRTLLVLAAAVITVNWGTYIWGVNSGHVVESSLGYFINPLFTIVLGVVVLGERLRPVQWIAVGIGAAAVLVITIDYGRLPWIALTLAASFGLYGFFKKQAAVGAVDSLAVETGALFVPALATLIVIAAQGELAFGRHGAGNTLLLISTGLVTAIPLLLFAASTRRLPLSVLGLLQYLAPVLQFSVGVGIRHERLPAAELIGFAMVWLALIVLTVDGLRSQRRRGGTPAECAELITG is encoded by the coding sequence GTGCCGGCCCGTAGCCTGGGCGGCGTGCACGAGGACGCCGAGGTCCGCGCGGGCCTGACGTACGGCGCCGCCGCGTACCTGCTGTGGGGGCTGTTCCCGCTGTTCTGGCCGCTGCTCGAACCGGCCGGCACGATCGAGATCCTGGCGCACCGCATGGTGTGGTCGCTGGTGGTCATGCTCGTCGTGCTGCGCTTCTCCGGCGGCTTCGCCGGCGTGCGCGCGGTGCTGCGCAACCCGCGCCAGCGCACCCTGCTCGTGCTGGCCGCCGCGGTCATCACCGTGAACTGGGGCACCTACATCTGGGGCGTCAACTCCGGCCATGTGGTCGAGAGCAGCCTGGGCTACTTCATCAACCCGCTGTTCACGATCGTCCTCGGGGTCGTGGTTCTCGGTGAACGACTGCGTCCGGTGCAGTGGATCGCGGTCGGCATCGGCGCCGCCGCCGTGCTGGTGATCACCATCGACTACGGCCGGCTGCCGTGGATCGCGCTGACCCTGGCCGCCTCCTTCGGCCTCTACGGATTCTTCAAGAAGCAGGCAGCGGTGGGGGCGGTCGACTCGCTCGCCGTCGAGACCGGCGCGTTGTTCGTTCCCGCGCTCGCGACACTGATCGTGATCGCGGCGCAGGGCGAACTCGCCTTCGGACGCCACGGCGCCGGGAACACGCTGCTGCTCATCTCGACCGGCCTGGTCACCGCGATCCCGCTGCTGCTGTTCGCGGCCTCAACACGACGGCTGCCGCTGAGCGTGCTGGGCCTGTTGCAGTACCTGGCTCCGGTGCTGCAGTTCTCGGTGGGCGTCGGGATCCGGCACGAACGGCTGCCCGCGGCCGAACTGATCGGCTTTGCGATGGTGTGGCTCGCGCTGATCGTGCTCACCGTCGACGGCCTTCGCTCCCAGCGACGCCGCGGCGGCACGCCTGCCGAGTGCGCCGAACTGATCACCGGCTGA
- a CDS encoding GGDEF domain-containing protein, producing the protein MHTEESQPRPLGAAFCDVPVRLRALILCVDAGAIALAAVMVARDHPTAVTWRYATVLLVLAVLFEETSRRIGRMRLLVGGDGALQDMTSVWTFAGALILPAGYAALFAAVIAVHAWLRQQRDVGQLLYRRIYTAATVMLACMAAGPLVAVDLQWDTGLLSLASLLRVLGALLIYTAVNRLLISAAIVLTGAPPSARALIGTWDDNGLEFATLCLGFMTAVVVVGQPLLGVIVLLPVVLLQRAALVKQLETAASTDAKTQLLNPLAWRQRAQRELELSRVGHIALLVLDLDSFKAVNDLHGHLVGDAALLATSVRITGELRTGDIVGRFGGEEFVVLLPGLNAEGAMAVADRLRLRIGGVRLCDLGATHQDDSPCEHTLSTSIGVAVFPDNGAGLTALLAEADKALYAAKDAGRNTVVLAEPRPSSASGEERVG; encoded by the coding sequence ATGCACACCGAGGAATCGCAGCCGCGCCCGCTGGGTGCTGCGTTTTGCGATGTCCCGGTGCGGCTGCGTGCGCTTATTCTGTGCGTCGACGCCGGAGCGATCGCACTGGCCGCTGTGATGGTCGCCAGGGATCATCCGACCGCCGTGACGTGGCGCTACGCGACAGTCCTGCTCGTCCTGGCGGTCCTGTTCGAGGAGACGTCGCGGCGCATCGGACGGATGCGCTTGCTGGTCGGCGGCGACGGCGCGCTGCAAGACATGACGTCGGTGTGGACGTTCGCCGGGGCGCTGATCCTGCCGGCGGGCTACGCGGCGCTCTTTGCTGCGGTGATCGCCGTGCATGCGTGGTTACGACAACAGCGGGACGTCGGCCAACTCTTGTACCGCCGTATCTACACGGCAGCCACCGTCATGCTCGCTTGCATGGCTGCAGGCCCACTGGTCGCGGTGGACCTGCAGTGGGACACCGGCCTCCTGTCGCTGGCCTCACTCCTCAGGGTCCTTGGAGCCCTACTCATCTACACGGCGGTCAACCGGCTGCTGATCTCGGCCGCGATCGTGTTGACCGGCGCCCCGCCCTCGGCGCGGGCGCTGATCGGCACCTGGGACGACAACGGGCTGGAGTTCGCCACGCTCTGCCTCGGTTTCATGACCGCGGTTGTGGTGGTCGGGCAACCGCTGCTCGGCGTGATCGTGTTGCTGCCCGTCGTGCTCCTTCAGCGCGCGGCGCTGGTCAAGCAGTTGGAGACCGCAGCGTCGACCGACGCCAAGACCCAGCTGCTCAACCCGCTCGCCTGGCGCCAGCGCGCGCAGCGCGAACTGGAGTTGTCGCGCGTGGGTCACATCGCCTTGCTCGTGCTCGACCTGGACTCCTTCAAGGCCGTGAACGACCTGCACGGGCACCTGGTCGGCGACGCCGCGCTGCTGGCCACCAGCGTGCGGATCACCGGCGAGCTGCGCACCGGGGACATCGTCGGGCGCTTCGGCGGCGAGGAGTTCGTCGTCCTGCTGCCCGGGCTGAACGCCGAGGGTGCGATGGCTGTAGCCGACCGTCTGCGGCTGCGCATCGGCGGCGTCCGGCTGTGCGACCTCGGCGCCACCCACCAGGACGACTCGCCCTGCGAGCACACCCTGTCGACGTCCATCGGAGTCGCGGTCTTCCCGGACAACGGCGCGGGGTTGACCGCACTGCTGGCGGAGGCGGACAAGGCGCTGTACGCCGCGAAGGACGCCGGCCGCAACACCGTGGTGCTGGCCGAACCGAGGCCGTCGAGCGCCTCCGGCGAGGAACGCGTCGGATAG
- a CDS encoding putative bifunctional diguanylate cyclase/phosphodiesterase, producing MTDPNVRPWQALLEARARLPDLSPEEQVGAFVVDVDRLKAVNDALGYRAGDQLLDELERRVRDWAGAGAYVVDLGLGTFGAIVPGLDGEPAAAAAAELLRVRLSQPVALDGGTVTRHVSVGYAHSRLQDASVAELVHRADDAFGQARRLPGDVAIGYTPQLHQDAMALAQIELHLRAAVSGGELVLHYQPEVDLRTGAILAVEALMRWQHPTLGLVGAAEFISVAERTGATRELGQWALRTACAQRAAWLAAYPEQRFVIRVNVSPPDLTDPAIIDQVTAVLAESGLPAELLCLEVTEVLAAPDPQAVVANLDRIRQLGALIALDDFGAGYSSLRRFKVMPIDVLKIDREFVADLPGNAVDPVIVSMLVGFTRIWQLDLVAEGVENRETVAALLELGCWRAQGRYLAAPAPAAQLEPLLATGRVDPALLTG from the coding sequence ATGACTGATCCGAACGTGCGGCCCTGGCAGGCCCTGCTCGAGGCCCGGGCGAGGCTGCCCGACCTGTCCCCCGAGGAGCAGGTCGGCGCGTTCGTCGTCGACGTCGATCGGCTCAAGGCCGTGAATGACGCGCTGGGCTACCGCGCCGGCGATCAGCTGCTGGACGAACTCGAACGGCGGGTCCGCGACTGGGCCGGCGCCGGCGCGTACGTGGTCGATCTGGGGCTGGGCACGTTCGGCGCGATCGTGCCCGGATTGGACGGCGAACCCGCTGCGGCCGCCGCGGCGGAGTTGCTGCGGGTGCGGCTGTCGCAGCCTGTCGCGCTCGACGGGGGCACCGTGACACGGCACGTCAGCGTCGGTTACGCCCACTCCCGCCTGCAGGATGCGAGCGTCGCGGAGCTCGTCCACCGCGCCGACGACGCGTTCGGGCAGGCACGGAGGTTGCCGGGGGACGTCGCGATCGGCTACACCCCGCAACTGCACCAGGACGCGATGGCGCTGGCCCAGATCGAGCTGCACCTGCGCGCGGCGGTGTCAGGCGGCGAGCTGGTGCTGCACTACCAGCCCGAGGTGGACCTGCGCACCGGGGCGATCCTCGCCGTCGAGGCGCTGATGCGCTGGCAGCACCCCACCCTCGGCCTGGTCGGCGCGGCTGAGTTCATCAGCGTGGCCGAACGCACCGGCGCAACCCGCGAGCTGGGCCAGTGGGCGCTGCGCACGGCCTGCGCGCAACGCGCGGCGTGGCTGGCGGCGTACCCGGAGCAGCGGTTCGTCATCCGGGTGAACGTCTCACCGCCGGACCTCACCGATCCGGCGATCATCGACCAGGTCACCGCCGTGCTGGCCGAATCCGGGCTGCCGGCCGAACTGCTCTGCCTCGAGGTCACCGAAGTGCTCGCCGCGCCGGACCCGCAGGCGGTGGTGGCGAACCTGGACCGGATCCGGCAACTCGGTGCCTTGATCGCGCTGGACGACTTCGGCGCGGGCTACAGTTCGCTGCGCCGCTTCAAGGTGATGCCGATCGACGTCCTCAAGATCGACCGCGAATTCGTCGCGGACCTGCCCGGCAACGCGGTCGATCCGGTCATCGTGAGCATGCTGGTGGGCTTCACCCGGATCTGGCAGCTGGATCTGGTGGCTGAGGGTGTCGAGAATCGCGAGACCGTCGCCGCGCTGCTCGAGCTGGGCTGCTGGCGCGCTCAGGGCCGCTACCTGGCCGCGCCGGCGCCCGCCGCGCAGCTGGAGCCGCTGCTGGCGACCGGGCGGGTCGACCCAGCGCTGCTGACCGGCTGA
- a CDS encoding maleylpyruvate isomerase family mycothiol-dependent enzyme, with the protein MTTPTAVLAALRDSSAALVRGISAEAWSDADVRAPSLLPGWSRAHVLTHLARNADGIFATVTGALRGERVPRYPHGPQGRNADIEAGAERSAETLLADVRSSADALDRLFGEVAGTDGWQLQCDDRTIGAYLTARWREVEIHRVDLAGSYTADRWPAEFVDYLLPLLVESLADRATGALRVTVTDAGSRSAGLPGTSWSVDGPGAVQQVSGPDWALLAWALGRPAATEGALDSMPELSRWT; encoded by the coding sequence ATGACGACACCCACCGCCGTCCTGGCCGCCTTGCGTGACTCGAGTGCCGCGCTGGTTCGCGGCATCAGTGCCGAGGCATGGTCCGACGCGGACGTCCGGGCGCCCTCGCTGCTGCCGGGTTGGAGCCGGGCGCACGTGCTGACGCACCTCGCCCGCAACGCCGACGGGATCTTCGCGACGGTCACGGGCGCGCTGCGCGGCGAACGCGTCCCGCGTTACCCACACGGACCGCAGGGGCGCAACGCGGACATCGAGGCCGGGGCGGAGCGATCGGCCGAGACGTTGCTCGCCGACGTCCGATCGTCGGCGGACGCGCTCGATCGGCTCTTCGGCGAGGTGGCCGGTACCGACGGCTGGCAGTTGCAATGCGACGACCGAACCATCGGTGCGTACCTGACGGCGCGCTGGCGCGAGGTCGAGATCCATCGCGTCGACCTGGCCGGCAGCTACACCGCCGACCGGTGGCCCGCGGAGTTCGTCGACTACCTCCTGCCGCTTCTCGTCGAATCGCTGGCAGATCGGGCCACCGGCGCCCTGCGGGTCACCGTCACCGATGCCGGTTCACGCAGCGCCGGCCTGCCCGGAACGTCCTGGTCCGTCGACGGGCCGGGCGCGGTGCAGCAGGTCTCGGGCCCGGACTGGGCGCTGCTGGCCTGGGCACTCGGGCGGCCGGCAGCCACAGAAGGCGCGCTGGACAGCATGCCGGAACTCTCCCGTTGGACCTGA
- a CDS encoding NADH-quinone oxidoreductase subunit M: protein MKDAQATLAKQVTLAVSLIVVVYTAVLGFSFDTGKGADRFQFQGSWVWIKSFGVHLAFGLDGIALVLVAMSVVLVPAVILASWNSFDSKAGAEELPVAGAKPRSVKNYFGLLLLLEFFMIGVFTATDVFLFYVFFEAMLVPMYFIIGSFGGPRRQYAAMKFFLYSLVGGLLMLASVIGLYITTGSRTFAIADLIGKVPDNATQKWLFLGFFIAFAIKAPLVPFHTWLPDAGAEAPAGGAALLVGVLDKVGTFGFLRYCLPLFPAASRWAAPTVLILSVIGVLYAAFLAIGQRDMKRLVAYTSVAHFGFIGLGIFAFTSQGGSGAVLYMVNHGLSTGAVFIVVGLLIARGKSRNIDDYGGAAKVTPLLAGLFLFAGMSALALPGLSTFVSEFLVLVGSFTRHKGLAILAATGIVLAAIYVLYLYQRTFQGAVSEKVTKFRDLNAREVWAVAPLLVLIVFLGIFPKPVLDVINPAVQATLHDVQKTDPAPKLGTVAGPRK from the coding sequence ATGAAGGACGCCCAGGCGACGCTCGCCAAGCAGGTGACGCTCGCCGTCTCGCTGATCGTGGTGGTCTACACCGCCGTGCTCGGGTTCAGCTTCGACACCGGCAAGGGCGCCGACCGGTTCCAGTTCCAGGGCAGTTGGGTGTGGATCAAGAGCTTCGGCGTGCACCTCGCGTTCGGCCTCGACGGCATTGCCCTGGTGCTGGTCGCGATGTCGGTGGTGCTGGTGCCGGCCGTGATCCTGGCGTCGTGGAACTCCTTCGACAGCAAGGCCGGTGCCGAGGAACTCCCGGTTGCCGGGGCCAAGCCGCGCAGCGTGAAGAACTACTTCGGCCTGCTGCTGCTGCTCGAGTTCTTCATGATCGGCGTGTTCACCGCGACCGACGTCTTCCTGTTCTACGTGTTCTTCGAGGCGATGCTGGTCCCGATGTACTTCATCATCGGCAGCTTCGGCGGCCCGCGCCGCCAGTACGCGGCGATGAAGTTCTTCCTGTACTCGCTGGTCGGCGGCCTGCTCATGCTGGCCTCGGTCATCGGCCTGTACATCACCACCGGCTCGCGCACGTTCGCGATCGCCGACCTGATCGGAAAGGTCCCGGACAACGCGACGCAGAAGTGGCTGTTCCTCGGCTTCTTCATCGCCTTCGCCATCAAGGCCCCGCTCGTGCCGTTCCACACCTGGCTGCCGGACGCCGGTGCCGAGGCGCCCGCGGGCGGTGCCGCGCTGCTCGTCGGCGTGCTGGACAAGGTCGGCACGTTCGGCTTCCTGCGCTACTGCCTGCCGCTGTTCCCGGCCGCCTCGCGCTGGGCCGCGCCGACCGTCCTGATCCTGTCGGTGATCGGCGTGCTCTACGCGGCGTTCCTGGCGATCGGCCAGCGGGACATGAAGCGGCTGGTGGCGTATACGTCGGTGGCCCACTTCGGCTTCATCGGCCTCGGCATCTTCGCGTTCACGTCCCAGGGCGGCAGCGGCGCGGTGCTGTACATGGTCAACCACGGGCTCTCGACCGGTGCCGTGTTCATCGTGGTGGGGCTGTTGATCGCGCGCGGCAAGAGCCGCAACATCGACGACTACGGCGGGGCGGCGAAGGTGACGCCGCTGCTCGCCGGGCTGTTCCTGTTCGCCGGGATGTCCGCGCTGGCGCTGCCGGGGCTGTCGACGTTCGTCAGCGAGTTCCTGGTGCTCGTCGGCTCGTTCACCCGGCACAAGGGGCTGGCGATCCTCGCCGCCACCGGAATCGTGCTGGCCGCGATCTACGTCCTCTACCTCTACCAGCGCACCTTCCAGGGCGCGGTGAGCGAGAAGGTCACCAAGTTCCGTGACCTGAACGCCCGTGAGGTGTGGGCGGTCGCGCCGCTGCTGGTGCTGATCGTGTTCCTCGGCATCTTCCCGAAGCCGGTGCTGGACGTGATCAACCCCGCGGTCCAGGCGACGCTGCACGATGTCCAGAAGACCGACCCGGCGCCCAAGCTCGGAACCGTCGCCGGACCGCGGAAGTGA
- a CDS encoding polyprenyl synthetase family protein has product MSSTTPSAIGVEFDDPQLEASVRAGLATIEQSLARSVRSDDEFVSEAAGYLVDAGGKRFRPLVSTLAAHFGDPTRPEIVAAAVVVELTHLATLYHDDVMDEAPVRRGAESANARWDNTVAILTGDFLFSRASNLLADLGPWAVRLQAQTFERLVIGQIHETVGPQAGADPIEHYLGVLADKTGSLIATAAEFGAHFAGVDSPTIAALRSVAQLVGMAFQLSDDILDIASESVESGKTPGTDLREGVATLPVLYALRGSDADSERLRELVGHPLVDDDEHAEALGLLRKSAALQEARETLRGYAREADLALRVLPDVPARRAFQALTAQVVERTG; this is encoded by the coding sequence ATGAGCAGCACCACGCCGTCCGCGATCGGCGTCGAGTTCGACGACCCGCAGCTCGAGGCGTCGGTCCGCGCCGGGCTGGCCACCATCGAACAGTCGCTGGCGCGGTCGGTCCGCTCGGACGACGAGTTCGTCTCCGAGGCGGCCGGCTACCTGGTGGACGCCGGCGGCAAGCGGTTCCGCCCGTTGGTGAGCACCCTGGCGGCCCACTTCGGTGACCCCACCCGTCCCGAGATCGTGGCGGCCGCGGTCGTGGTCGAGCTGACGCACCTGGCGACGCTATACCACGACGACGTGATGGACGAGGCGCCTGTTCGCCGCGGCGCGGAGTCGGCGAACGCGCGCTGGGACAACACGGTCGCGATCCTGACGGGCGACTTCCTGTTCTCCCGCGCCTCCAACCTGCTCGCCGACCTCGGCCCGTGGGCGGTGCGGCTGCAGGCCCAGACCTTCGAGCGGCTGGTGATCGGTCAGATCCACGAGACGGTGGGTCCGCAGGCGGGCGCCGACCCGATCGAGCACTACCTGGGCGTGCTCGCCGACAAGACCGGGTCGCTGATCGCCACGGCCGCAGAGTTCGGCGCCCACTTCGCCGGCGTGGACTCCCCGACCATCGCGGCGCTGCGCAGCGTCGCGCAGTTGGTCGGTATGGCCTTCCAGCTCAGCGACGACATCCTGGACATCGCGTCCGAGAGCGTGGAGTCGGGCAAGACACCCGGCACGGACCTGCGTGAGGGCGTCGCGACCCTGCCCGTGCTGTACGCGCTGCGCGGGTCCGACGCCGACTCCGAGCGGCTGCGCGAGCTGGTCGGGCATCCGCTGGTCGACGACGACGAGCATGCCGAGGCGCTCGGGTTGCTGCGCAAGTCCGCGGCGTTGCAGGAGGCGCGTGAGACGCTGCGCGGCTATGCGCGTGAGGCCGACCTGGCGCTGCGGGTCCTACCGGACGTGCCCGCCCGGCGCGCGTTCCAGGCGCTCACCGCGCAGGTGGTCGAGCGCACCGGCTGA
- a CDS encoding MarR family winged helix-turn-helix transcriptional regulator, whose product MTGFDNDSDAAWISDWEALHRAVSSAHAQVISRVEALGVSSQFFAVLHLLLRLPDHRMSMSGLARELAMTSGGFTKLCDRMGREGLIDRRGSDGDRRVVFATLTTSGIDVAERAEAAYVAAVRELVVAAATPATLARLAVDARTLDVLRYATETPMLTSAWDPALPDRRDVASVSSLDSAREHRDML is encoded by the coding sequence GTGACCGGTTTCGACAACGACTCCGACGCTGCCTGGATCAGCGATTGGGAGGCGCTGCATCGCGCGGTGTCATCCGCTCACGCCCAGGTGATCTCGCGCGTCGAGGCGCTAGGCGTGTCCAGCCAGTTCTTCGCCGTGCTGCACCTGCTGTTGCGACTGCCGGATCACCGCATGTCGATGAGCGGGCTGGCCCGCGAGCTGGCGATGACGTCCGGCGGCTTCACCAAGCTGTGCGACCGGATGGGACGCGAGGGTCTGATCGACCGGCGCGGATCCGACGGCGATCGGCGCGTCGTCTTCGCCACGCTCACGACGTCCGGCATCGACGTGGCCGAGCGTGCCGAGGCCGCCTATGTCGCCGCGGTGCGCGAACTGGTCGTCGCCGCGGCAACCCCTGCGACGCTCGCCCGGTTGGCGGTCGACGCGCGCACCCTCGACGTGCTGCGCTACGCGACCGAGACGCCGATGCTCACGTCCGCCTGGGATCCGGCCCTGCCCGACCGGCGCGATGTCGCCTCGGTGTCCTCGCTGGACAGCGCCCGCGAGCACCGGGACATGCTCTGA
- a CDS encoding flagellar basal body-associated FliL family protein has protein sequence MTQPPYPPQQPWGQPAPGPNDPAGAGPRNQPSPPQQPQYGQPQYGQPQYGQPQYGQPQYGQPQYGQPQYGQPQYGQPQQQYGSAPEYPQPAPAKPKGRGKLIAGVAALVVLAGGGVATYAAFSDSSDNQAGASSPKAAVQKLVADLNNADLLGVLDDLAPAEKRALADPIREDISTLKRLHVLSTSADPNKVSAVQFQASGVSYAAKTITVNESVQVVTVTGGTLRVSADAAKIPLTSQFLHAAFPGGAPSGTSTATTDLATLAEHGGRPLQVAVQKVDGRWYPSLFYTIAQNAAAAAHAGAPTPSDRIAAAGAATPDDAVKGLLLAATKGDWRRVIELTSPTEMAVLHDYGSLVLQNAPSSGTAGFTIDEVRFASKDISGGKRLTATSMAGQAGGRQFSVTMDGDCYQVSIAGDQRKLCGSDLIGQIAAAAGRGNLTEAQRTALTHLMHGVTQFGMDVSQSDGKWYVDPVRTVADEFGTALASLQGNDVLELITLFR, from the coding sequence ATGACGCAGCCGCCCTACCCGCCGCAGCAGCCTTGGGGGCAGCCGGCGCCCGGCCCGAACGACCCGGCCGGAGCGGGGCCGCGCAACCAGCCCTCACCGCCACAGCAACCCCAGTACGGGCAACCGCAGTACGGGCAACCGCAGTACGGGCAACCGCAGTACGGGCAACCGCAGTACGGGCAACCGCAGTACGGGCAACCGCAGTACGGGCAACCGCAGTACGGGCAACCGCAGCAGCAGTACGGCTCGGCTCCGGAGTACCCGCAGCCGGCCCCGGCGAAGCCGAAGGGGCGCGGCAAGCTGATCGCCGGGGTCGCGGCGCTCGTGGTGCTCGCCGGCGGCGGCGTCGCCACCTACGCGGCGTTCTCCGACAGCAGCGACAACCAGGCCGGGGCGTCCAGCCCGAAGGCGGCGGTGCAGAAACTGGTCGCCGACCTGAACAACGCCGACCTGCTCGGCGTGCTCGATGACCTCGCACCGGCCGAGAAGCGGGCGCTGGCCGATCCGATCCGCGAGGACATCAGCACGCTCAAGCGGCTGCACGTGCTCAGCACGAGCGCCGACCCGAACAAGGTGTCCGCGGTGCAGTTCCAGGCCAGCGGGGTGAGCTACGCAGCCAAGACGATCACGGTCAACGAGAGCGTACAGGTCGTCACGGTCACCGGTGGCACGCTGCGGGTCAGCGCGGACGCGGCCAAGATCCCGCTGACGAGCCAGTTCCTGCACGCCGCGTTCCCGGGGGGTGCTCCGTCCGGCACCAGCACCGCCACCACCGACCTCGCCACCCTCGCCGAACACGGTGGCCGGCCGCTGCAGGTCGCCGTGCAGAAGGTCGACGGGCGGTGGTACCCGAGCCTGTTCTACACGATCGCGCAGAACGCGGCCGCTGCCGCGCACGCCGGAGCACCGACGCCGTCCGACCGCATCGCCGCGGCAGGTGCCGCCACGCCGGACGACGCGGTCAAGGGCCTGCTGCTCGCTGCGACAAAGGGCGACTGGCGCCGCGTGATCGAGCTGACCTCACCCACCGAGATGGCCGTGCTGCACGACTACGGCTCGCTGGTGCTGCAGAACGCACCGAGTTCCGGTACCGCCGGCTTCACGATCGACGAGGTCCGCTTCGCCAGCAAGGACATCTCCGGCGGCAAGCGACTGACCGCGACGTCGATGGCCGGGCAGGCCGGCGGCCGGCAGTTCAGCGTGACGATGGACGGCGATTGCTACCAGGTCAGCATCGCCGGCGATCAGCGCAAGCTGTGCGGCAGCGACTTGATCGGGCAGATCGCCGCCGCCGCGGGCCGCGGGAACCTCACCGAAGCACAGCGCACCGCGCTCACCCACCTGATGCACGGGGTGACCCAGTTCGGCATGGACGTGAGCCAGAGCGACGGCAAGTGGTACGTCGACCCGGTGCGGACCGTGGCGGACGAGTTCGGGACCGCGCTGGCCAGCCTGCAGGGCAACGACGTCCTCGAGCTGATCACGCTGTTCCGCTGA
- the nuoN gene encoding NADH-quinone oxidoreductase subunit NuoN — protein sequence MLLADTTPTITTPSVAYHALIPIFIVLGAALLGVLIEAVVPRKERFGAQLFVTIAGLIGALVAVGLLHNARVTTPTPAGNDSLFSGSLAIDGTGLFVQGTLLALAIMAALLIAERSVDVGSPIVASAAVVVGSPTDRRLAATDRVQTEIFPLLLFAVSGMMIFAVSNNLLIMFVALEVMSLPLYLMAGLARRRRLLSQEAALKYFLLGAFASAFFLYGIALLYGYADSVDLSAIFDATRTSTKSDVLLYGGLALLLVGLLFKASVAPFHNWTPDVYQGAPTPVSAFMASCTKVAAFGGLLRVLYVAFSGTAWNWRPIIWAVAIASMAVGAIVGLTQTDIKRILAYSSIAHAGFILVGLVAVTRDASAGVLFYVLTYGFSTMAAFGLLMLVRDADGEATHLSQWSGLARKSPVVALVMTVLLMSMAGIPLTAGFTGKFFVFRSAWHTAGPLVVLALVFSAIAAFYYLRIIVMMYFADPPENGPTIAIPGWSSSVALTVGVVVTVILGVFPQPVLDLATKAASSLIG from the coding sequence ATGCTGCTCGCCGACACCACGCCGACGATCACCACCCCGTCGGTCGCCTACCACGCGCTGATACCGATCTTCATCGTGCTCGGCGCGGCGCTGCTCGGCGTGCTGATCGAGGCCGTGGTGCCGCGCAAGGAACGCTTCGGCGCCCAGCTGTTCGTGACGATCGCCGGGCTGATCGGTGCGCTGGTGGCGGTCGGGCTGCTGCACAACGCGCGGGTCACGACGCCCACGCCGGCCGGTAACGACAGCCTGTTCTCCGGCTCGCTCGCCATCGACGGGACCGGCCTGTTCGTGCAGGGGACGTTGCTGGCGCTGGCCATCATGGCGGCGCTGCTGATCGCCGAGCGCAGCGTCGATGTCGGCAGCCCGATCGTGGCCTCGGCCGCGGTCGTCGTCGGGTCGCCGACCGACCGCCGGCTGGCCGCGACCGACCGCGTGCAGACCGAGATCTTCCCGCTGCTGCTGTTCGCGGTGTCCGGGATGATGATCTTCGCGGTGTCGAACAACCTGCTGATCATGTTCGTCGCCCTCGAGGTCATGTCGTTGCCGCTGTACCTGATGGCCGGCCTGGCCCGGCGCCGGCGGCTGTTGTCGCAGGAGGCCGCGCTCAAGTACTTCCTGCTCGGGGCGTTCGCGTCCGCGTTCTTCCTCTACGGCATCGCACTGCTCTACGGCTACGCGGACTCGGTGGACCTGTCGGCGATCTTCGACGCCACCCGGACCTCGACCAAGTCGGACGTGCTGCTCTACGGCGGGCTGGCGCTTCTGCTCGTCGGCCTGCTGTTCAAGGCGAGCGTCGCGCCGTTCCACAACTGGACGCCGGACGTCTACCAGGGCGCGCCCACCCCGGTATCGGCGTTCATGGCCTCGTGCACCAAGGTTGCCGCGTTCGGCGGGCTGCTGCGGGTGCTGTACGTGGCCTTCAGCGGCACCGCCTGGAACTGGCGCCCGATCATCTGGGCGGTGGCCATCGCGTCGATGGCGGTCGGCGCGATCGTCGGCCTGACCCAGACCGACATCAAGCGGATCCTGGCGTACTCCTCGATCGCGCACGCCGGTTTCATCCTGGTCGGGCTGGTCGCCGTCACCAGGGACGCCTCGGCCGGGGTGCTGTTCTACGTGCTCACCTACGGCTTCAGCACGATGGCCGCGTTCGGGCTGCTCATGCTGGTCCGGGACGCGGACGGCGAGGCGACGCACCTGTCGCAGTGGTCCGGGCTGGCGCGCAAGAGCCCGGTCGTCGCGCTCGTGATGACCGTCCTGCTGATGTCCATGGCCGGTATCCCGCTCACCGCTGGATTCACCGGGAAGTTCTTCGTCTTCCGGTCCGCCTGGCACACGGCCGGACCGCTCGTCGTGCTCGCTCTGGTGTTCTCGGCGATCGCGGCGTTCTACTACCTGCGCATCATCGTGATGATGTACTTCGCCGACCCGCCGGAGAACGGCCCGACGATCGCCATTCCGGGCTGGTCCTCGTCCGTCGCGCTGACGGTCGGCGTGGTCGTCACGGTGATCCTGGGCGTGTTCCCGCAGCCGGTGCTGGACCTGGCGACCAAGGCGGCGTCCTCGCTCATCGGCTAA